One window of the Chitinophaga niabensis genome contains the following:
- a CDS encoding class I SAM-dependent methyltransferase, with amino-acid sequence MKKIAFFILRILEILLAPFLWLFILWCKVIRRVGSKHAPVSEKLFMKEGIFPLTDHYYEPLINPAKYLNPALRENRNLTGIDLNDQGQLNLLQRFNYNEELLSFPEKKRNELEYAYDNDSFKSGDAEYLFSMVRHFKPNRIIEIGSGNSTLLVAAAIKRNSQESGDYKCAHICIEPYEQPWLEKLDAEIIRKRVEEIDLDFFGTLKENDILFIDSSHIIRPQGDVLFEYLTLLPTLNKGVIVHVHDIFTPNDYLHEWIFTRHLFWNEQYLLEAFLSFNSKFEVIGAVNYLSHHYKEAFSEKCPAFAREQNREPGSFWMRRV; translated from the coding sequence ATGAAAAAAATCGCATTTTTCATTCTTCGTATCCTTGAAATATTGCTAGCTCCTTTTTTATGGTTATTTATTCTATGGTGTAAAGTGATCAGGCGTGTTGGTTCTAAACATGCACCGGTGAGTGAAAAACTGTTTATGAAGGAAGGGATCTTTCCTTTAACGGATCACTATTATGAACCACTGATCAATCCGGCCAAATATTTAAATCCGGCATTAAGAGAAAACCGTAACCTGACGGGTATTGATCTAAATGATCAGGGGCAGCTTAATCTGCTTCAGCGTTTCAATTACAATGAAGAATTGTTATCGTTTCCCGAAAAGAAAAGAAATGAGTTGGAATATGCCTATGATAATGATAGTTTCAAGAGTGGAGATGCTGAGTATTTATTTAGCATGGTAAGGCATTTTAAGCCAAACAGGATAATTGAGATCGGAAGTGGTAACTCTACATTGCTGGTTGCCGCTGCTATCAAGCGGAATAGCCAGGAGAGCGGGGATTATAAATGTGCTCATATCTGTATTGAACCTTATGAGCAACCCTGGTTGGAGAAACTGGATGCTGAGATTATAAGGAAGAGGGTGGAGGAAATTGATCTGGATTTTTTTGGCACTTTGAAGGAGAATGATATTTTATTCATTGATTCTTCTCACATCATCCGTCCGCAAGGGGATGTATTGTTTGAATATTTGACGTTATTACCTACTTTAAATAAGGGAGTGATCGTTCATGTGCATGACATCTTTACTCCTAATGATTACCTCCATGAATGGATCTTTACAAGGCATTTATTCTGGAATGAACAATACCTGCTGGAAGCATTCCTTTCTTTTAACAGCAAGTTTGAGGTGATTGGCGCAGTGAATTATCTGAGTCATCATTACAAGGAGGCGTTTTCCGAAAAATGTCCTGCATTTGCGAGAGAGCAAAACAGGGAGCCCGGATCATTCTGGATGCGAAGGGTTTAA
- a CDS encoding glycosyltransferase family 2 protein: MGFQPLNTKDIDTQRITGRLLDLSVSIVLYHTPEETLKACLASLSLCTLDMEILLIDNSEIPNSPNYIDNQKIRYIHNRENTGFGAGHNLGIKAFEGKSKYHLILNADVYFGENVLERIFDFMERNKQYAHLMPKVEYPDGSPQLLCRGTPTLSTILIKRVVPGRLHGLFRKKLNKYESPDFDHNTLQENIPFLSGCFMFLRTNAVNIAGGFDDRIFLYFEDAELTRRLLVHHKNVYFPEVTIWHAYGRGTKSKINHIIHAFKGLLIYLYKKRT, from the coding sequence ATGGGTTTTCAACCTTTAAATACAAAAGATATCGATACGCAAAGGATAACAGGCCGGCTATTGGACCTTTCTGTCTCCATCGTACTTTATCATACCCCCGAAGAAACCCTTAAAGCATGTCTTGCGTCACTCTCCTTATGTACGCTTGATATGGAAATATTATTAATAGATAACTCAGAGATACCTAATTCTCCGAATTATATAGATAATCAAAAAATTAGGTATATTCACAATAGGGAAAATACCGGTTTTGGGGCAGGCCATAACCTGGGTATTAAGGCCTTCGAAGGAAAAAGTAAATATCACCTGATTCTAAATGCTGATGTTTACTTCGGTGAAAATGTTCTGGAAAGGATTTTTGATTTCATGGAAAGGAATAAACAATATGCGCATTTAATGCCCAAAGTTGAATATCCTGATGGATCTCCCCAACTACTTTGCAGAGGAACACCTACCTTAAGTACCATACTGATCAAAAGAGTAGTGCCTGGCAGATTACATGGCTTATTCAGGAAGAAACTGAACAAATATGAATCTCCTGATTTTGACCACAATACCCTGCAGGAAAATATTCCGTTTTTGTCTGGCTGTTTTATGTTTTTAAGAACAAATGCTGTAAACATTGCCGGTGGATTTGATGATAGGATCTTCCTCTACTTTGAAGATGCAGAATTAACCCGCAGGTTATTAGTGCATCACAAAAATGTATATTTCCCAGAGGTTACGATCTGGCACGCGTACGGCAGAGGTACCAAAAGCAAGATCAACCACATCATCCATGCATTTAAAGGACTTTTAATATATCTGTACAAGAAAAGAACCTAA
- a CDS encoding AAA family ATPase yields the protein MENKQLQNILINANLTDSYYFDSKTFYYDCFGTLPNISAIYQVDYLKAANEIKTAFADKIDEIYTHRTYDRSHKKYEHYRVIIVMKETVLVELGSAYAEILHGPDNMELVEALTQFMLQFKQRQKRKSHEINLVVRAGGDLALKSLEIKKTKLDLELFYEDEFQYIDQLIVKRLNKLKEKGLVLLHGKPGTGKTTYLRHLICKLRKRVMFLSPAVAGNIMQPEFIELLMDHPDSVLVIEDAENVLMDRRLSNNSSVSNLLNLSDGLLADCLNVQVICTFNSALSEIDNALLRKGRLIAQYEFKALSAYKASLLSRHLGFDTIITRPMSLAEITHQHDPAFEKQTEQIGFRTTVQV from the coding sequence ATGGAAAACAAACAATTACAAAATATACTTATCAACGCGAATCTAACGGATAGCTATTACTTTGATAGTAAAACATTCTATTACGATTGCTTTGGTACACTGCCCAATATCAGCGCCATCTACCAGGTAGATTACCTGAAAGCGGCCAACGAGATCAAAACGGCTTTTGCTGATAAGATAGATGAGATCTATACCCATCGCACCTATGACCGTTCCCATAAAAAGTATGAACACTACAGGGTGATCATTGTGATGAAAGAAACCGTTCTGGTTGAACTGGGTAGCGCTTATGCAGAAATACTGCATGGCCCGGACAATATGGAACTGGTGGAAGCACTTACGCAATTCATGCTGCAATTCAAACAAAGGCAGAAACGTAAAAGCCATGAGATCAACCTGGTGGTAAGAGCCGGGGGCGACCTGGCCCTGAAAAGCCTGGAGATCAAAAAGACGAAACTGGACCTGGAATTATTTTATGAGGATGAATTCCAGTATATCGACCAGCTGATCGTTAAACGGTTGAACAAACTCAAGGAAAAGGGATTGGTGTTGCTGCATGGTAAACCGGGAACAGGGAAAACAACCTATCTCCGGCACCTGATCTGCAAACTCCGGAAAAGAGTGATGTTCCTTTCACCTGCTGTGGCGGGTAACATCATGCAACCTGAATTCATTGAGCTGCTCATGGACCACCCGGATAGTGTCCTGGTGATTGAAGATGCAGAGAATGTGTTGATGGACCGGCGGCTTTCGAACAACTCTTCTGTATCCAACCTGCTGAACCTCTCTGATGGTTTGCTGGCGGATTGCCTGAATGTGCAGGTGATCTGTACTTTTAACAGTGCGCTCTCTGAAATAGATAATGCACTGCTACGGAAAGGAAGGTTAATTGCGCAGTATGAGTTCAAAGCGTTATCCGCTTATAAAGCTTCACTGCTTTCGCGGCACCTGGGATTTGATACGATCATCACAAGGCCGATGAGCCTGGCGGAGATCACACATCAACATGATCCCGCATTTGAAAAACAAACAGAACAGATCGGTTTTAGAACGACTGTTCAGGTATAA
- a CDS encoding DUF3857 domain-containing protein, producing MKSMMTLCMLLFVTGVMAQDNAPAAWDAKGEVRYKRRILEIKDQVWGWDLPAFKKRTIPDEYKNESAVVLAKHVDLRTFDDDHEIHRTVRVLLKINDKAALEEYSEFTFNQYELESMGQVLDPFDKFTTMNYVGVRIYKPDGKMREIYSDEAVVTEVDRRSKKERKLAIPDLQVGDLVEYFLRSERYVNHQNAYTEELFVLGDEEPVMEYSVHVEAWKRVFALEYLAMNGAPDFKENIDDRMMRLDLLVKNIPPQPVKLWMNPFRQIPMVRLHLCIGIRREMPGRRKEGTIYRNPNSLKVKGESRIELGNAVNMAGKATLPYLDEVNRQIKDYKKEHSNVSDDQLAAYIYYLIRYIGLYRVKPGDPIFVDQRRNFSRLNERYFLIYVNYLLEKNKIQADFIMVTPRYGPSQEQTFDTDDYSVVLKTKGNKPMFMSGEGIFSNAYYVPNQFEGQKAPVVKWGDAFAEEEIPLSPASANKQSEHYKISFGKSDLQQLEIERSSAVTGHFKTDIQRNLLLFEDYYDEERKALGIKESFMEEFADSKKNRSLAEEYRNAFDKARKDVKEAFLSEVKEQFDKAPESLDNYKVLKMGLRHTDPEVAYITSFKMNGFMKKAGNNYILDAGKLIGSQMSIKPSQRERKADVHMPFVRMFEYQMEFNIPAGYTVEGADKLTRNVDNEWGSFIVTTDSKDGKLIIQVKKVYKSAIVPAAKWPLLLQMIDSAEEFQQQKILLKKA from the coding sequence ATGAAAAGCATGATGACCCTGTGTATGCTGTTATTCGTAACAGGTGTAATGGCACAGGATAATGCTCCCGCCGCATGGGATGCCAAAGGAGAAGTACGCTACAAACGGCGTATCCTTGAAATAAAGGACCAGGTATGGGGCTGGGACCTTCCCGCCTTTAAAAAACGTACGATACCGGATGAATATAAAAATGAATCTGCGGTGGTGCTGGCTAAGCATGTGGACCTCCGTACGTTTGATGATGACCATGAGATACACCGTACAGTGCGTGTGCTGCTGAAGATCAACGACAAGGCAGCATTGGAAGAATATTCCGAATTCACCTTTAACCAGTATGAACTGGAAAGCATGGGTCAGGTGCTGGACCCCTTTGATAAGTTCACAACAATGAACTATGTGGGCGTACGGATCTACAAACCGGATGGCAAAATGCGGGAGATCTATTCAGATGAAGCAGTAGTTACCGAAGTGGACAGGCGCAGCAAAAAAGAGCGGAAACTGGCCATTCCTGATCTGCAGGTGGGAGACCTGGTGGAGTACTTTCTCCGGAGTGAAAGATATGTGAACCATCAGAATGCTTATACGGAAGAGTTGTTTGTATTGGGAGATGAGGAGCCGGTGATGGAATACTCTGTACATGTGGAAGCATGGAAACGGGTATTTGCACTGGAATACCTGGCCATGAACGGAGCGCCTGATTTTAAAGAGAATATAGACGACCGGATGATGCGGCTGGACCTGCTGGTGAAGAACATCCCGCCGCAACCGGTTAAATTATGGATGAACCCCTTCCGCCAGATCCCCATGGTCCGTCTGCATCTTTGCATTGGCATCCGCCGTGAAATGCCAGGACGCCGTAAGGAAGGAACGATCTACAGGAATCCCAATTCCCTCAAGGTAAAAGGAGAAAGCCGGATAGAGCTGGGAAATGCGGTGAATATGGCAGGAAAGGCTACACTGCCTTACCTGGATGAAGTGAACCGGCAGATCAAAGACTACAAAAAAGAACATTCAAACGTATCAGACGATCAACTGGCGGCCTATATATATTACCTGATCCGTTATATAGGATTGTACAGGGTAAAACCGGGTGATCCGATCTTTGTGGACCAGCGCCGTAACTTTTCCCGCCTGAATGAACGGTACTTCCTGATCTATGTGAACTACCTGCTGGAGAAGAACAAGATCCAGGCAGACTTTATTATGGTAACACCCCGTTATGGCCCTTCACAGGAACAAACCTTTGATACAGACGATTATAGTGTGGTGCTGAAGACCAAGGGGAATAAGCCCATGTTCATGAGCGGAGAAGGTATTTTCTCTAACGCCTATTACGTTCCCAATCAATTTGAAGGACAGAAAGCGCCTGTTGTAAAATGGGGAGATGCTTTTGCAGAGGAAGAGATCCCCCTCAGCCCGGCATCGGCCAATAAACAATCAGAGCATTATAAGATCAGTTTTGGCAAGAGCGACCTCCAGCAACTGGAAATTGAACGCAGCAGTGCTGTGACGGGGCATTTTAAAACAGACATCCAGCGGAACCTGCTCTTGTTTGAGGATTATTATGATGAAGAGCGCAAAGCCCTGGGGATCAAAGAATCTTTCATGGAAGAGTTTGCGGACAGTAAAAAGAACCGCTCGCTGGCAGAGGAATATCGCAATGCTTTTGATAAAGCCCGGAAAGATGTGAAAGAGGCCTTCCTTTCTGAGGTAAAGGAACAGTTTGATAAAGCACCGGAATCACTTGATAATTATAAGGTGCTGAAAATGGGGCTGCGCCATACAGATCCTGAGGTAGCTTATATTACCAGCTTTAAAATGAACGGGTTCATGAAGAAGGCAGGTAATAATTATATCCTCGATGCGGGTAAACTGATCGGTTCGCAGATGAGTATCAAACCTTCCCAGCGGGAAAGGAAAGCAGATGTGCATATGCCTTTTGTCCGGATGTTTGAATATCAAATGGAGTTCAATATCCCGGCAGGATATACCGTAGAGGGGGCAGATAAGCTAACGAGGAACGTTGATAATGAATGGGGTAGTTTTATTGTGACCACGGATAGTAAGGATGGCAAACTGATCATCCAGGTGAAGAAGGTGTATAAGAGTGCCATTGTGCCTGCTGCAAAATGGCCGCTGCTGCTGCAAATGATCGACTCGGCTGAGGAATTTCAGCAGCAGAAGATCCTGTTAAAGAAGGCATAA
- a CDS encoding RtcB family protein, with product MAKLKLTGKELRKIGYPEGPVISVAITVMEQYYKHHSSADALALLSEILEEPAAFINNEQLSKIAEKLIVPVSDEIALLPAPTDYAVYGSEFIEEGAIRQMNYAMRLPVTAAGALMPDAHQGYGLPIGGVLAVRDAVIPYGVGVDIGCRMCLSILDIPSAELEKKASVFKRELIDGTVFGAGGSWKQMLEDEVLEDPAFSEIGLLRHLHAKAVAQLSTSGSGNHFVEWGLVDVTDLPGLSPGRYLGLLSHSGSRGLGAQIAGYYTKLAQEICTLPREVQHLAWLGLDTEEGQEYWIAMNLAGDYASACHHQIHKRLIKAVGGSLLARVENHHNFAWKETHNGEELIVHRKGATPAGSGVLGVIPGSMTAPGFIVRGRGEAASLDSASHGAGRQMSRSKATQSFTASGLAKLLSEQKVKLIGGGLDEAPGAYKDIAQVMKAQVDLVDVVGKFYPKIVRMADGSGPRED from the coding sequence ATGGCTAAGTTAAAATTAACTGGGAAAGAGCTACGTAAAATAGGATACCCGGAAGGGCCGGTGATCAGTGTTGCGATCACTGTGATGGAACAATATTATAAACATCATTCTTCTGCTGATGCACTGGCATTGCTTTCAGAGATCCTGGAGGAACCGGCTGCATTCATTAATAATGAACAGCTTTCTAAGATTGCTGAGAAATTGATAGTTCCCGTTTCTGATGAGATTGCGCTTTTGCCTGCGCCGACGGATTATGCGGTGTATGGGAGCGAGTTCATTGAGGAAGGTGCGATCCGGCAGATGAATTATGCCATGCGATTGCCGGTTACAGCGGCAGGGGCTTTGATGCCGGATGCGCATCAGGGTTATGGATTGCCGATCGGAGGTGTGCTGGCTGTTCGTGATGCAGTGATCCCTTATGGGGTTGGTGTGGACATTGGATGCCGGATGTGTTTGAGTATCCTGGATATTCCTTCCGCGGAATTGGAGAAAAAGGCTTCTGTGTTTAAAAGGGAGTTAATAGATGGAACTGTGTTTGGCGCCGGAGGTTCGTGGAAACAGATGCTGGAAGATGAGGTGCTGGAAGACCCGGCGTTTTCTGAAATCGGGTTGTTGCGGCATTTGCATGCGAAGGCGGTGGCGCAGTTGAGTACTTCTGGTTCCGGTAACCACTTTGTGGAATGGGGGCTGGTGGATGTTACTGATCTTCCTGGTCTTTCGCCGGGGCGGTATTTGGGATTGTTGTCGCACTCCGGGTCAAGAGGGCTTGGGGCGCAGATTGCAGGGTATTATACTAAGCTGGCGCAGGAGATCTGTACTTTGCCACGGGAGGTGCAGCACCTTGCATGGTTGGGGTTAGATACTGAAGAGGGGCAGGAATACTGGATTGCGATGAACCTTGCGGGGGATTATGCTTCTGCTTGTCATCATCAGATCCATAAACGTTTGATCAAGGCGGTTGGAGGGTCGTTGCTTGCACGGGTGGAGAATCATCACAACTTTGCCTGGAAGGAGACCCATAACGGCGAGGAGTTGATTGTGCATCGGAAAGGAGCTACACCTGCGGGATCCGGGGTGCTGGGAGTTATTCCTGGATCCATGACTGCGCCTGGGTTTATTGTCCGGGGGCGTGGGGAGGCTGCTTCTTTGGATTCTGCTTCTCATGGAGCGGGGCGGCAGATGAGCCGGTCTAAGGCTACGCAGTCTTTTACTGCTTCCGGGTTGGCTAAGTTGCTTTCTGAGCAGAAGGTGAAATTGATTGGTGGAGGGTTGGATGAGGCGCCTGGGGCTTACAAAGATATCGCCCAGGTGATGAAGGCACAGGTTGACCTTGTGGATGTGGTGGGGAAGTTTTATCCTAAGATTGTGCGGATGGCGGATGGTTCCGGGCCTCGTGAAGACTAA
- a CDS encoding DinB family protein yields MRNVVQFVREALINNFRELDQWFKEDAGLLHYKPSEESWNIREVLEHISLTNYFLLLTINKSTRRALDRKLDGLIIMPPHDYEEKFRQIEIVSSKSFGWVNPAHLEPTGNKDLDEVRAVLKQQFAQCMYNLSLLKNGEGRLVNTMMTVNNLGKLDIYQYIYFLTKHIERHQAQMRELREQFEESAVMI; encoded by the coding sequence ATGAGAAACGTTGTACAATTCGTAAGAGAGGCCCTGATAAACAACTTTCGGGAACTGGACCAATGGTTCAAAGAGGACGCAGGTTTACTGCACTATAAACCCTCGGAAGAATCATGGAACATCCGCGAAGTATTGGAACACATTAGTCTTACCAACTATTTCCTGTTACTGACAATTAATAAAAGTACCCGGAGAGCGCTGGATAGGAAGCTTGACGGGCTCATTATAATGCCACCGCATGATTACGAGGAAAAATTCCGCCAAATTGAGATTGTGAGCAGCAAATCCTTTGGCTGGGTGAATCCCGCTCATCTGGAACCTACAGGTAATAAGGATCTGGATGAAGTGAGGGCCGTACTGAAGCAACAGTTTGCACAATGCATGTACAACCTGAGCCTGCTGAAGAACGGAGAAGGCAGACTGGTGAATACCATGATGACAGTAAACAATCTGGGTAAGCTGGATATCTATCAGTATATCTACTTCCTCACCAAACATATAGAAAGACATCAGGCACAAATGCGGGAATTGCGCGAACAATTTGAGGAAAGCGCCGTGATGATCTGA
- a CDS encoding ABC-F family ATP-binding cassette domain-containing protein, whose amino-acid sequence MHYVTVEGLTKSYGITPLFENISFHIEEGDKIALVALNGTGKSTLLRILSGKETYDDGKVWIHKGVTVVMLEQTHNFNLDKSIIENIFDHSHPILNAIKEYELLTDDDAEPDMDALTDAIAKMDDLNAWHFDAKVKQILGKLNIHHLEQPVGKLSGGQQKRVSLAKVLIDIGFEHQHTLLIMDEPTNHLDVSMIEWLENYLDQEKVTLLLVTHDRYFLDNVCNEILELDNSILYTYKGDYANYLEKKAAREEMDKASTEKARNTYRKELEWMRKQPKARTTKSKSRQDAFYEVQERAAKRIEQQQLELNVKMTRLGGKILELKKVNKAYGDLQILKGFDYTFKKGERIGVVGKNGVGKSTFLNMLLGTEQADSGKINVGETVVFGNYNQSGLLIKEDMRIIEFVKNIAENFPLADGTKVSAAKFLELFLFPPEKQYTYISKLSGGEKRRLHLLSILFRNPNFLVLDEPTNDLDLPTLNILEDFLQNYQGCIIIVSHDRYFMDKLVDHLFVFEGDGVVRDFPGNYSQYREWERDQEKIKTIEPPKPAAAAAPPPPATTAAPARKLSFKEKHELETLDKEIAALEKEKAELDTKLADGSIPYSEIEKASLRIGEVIRLLDEKGMRWLELSE is encoded by the coding sequence ATGCATTATGTAACGGTGGAAGGGTTGACCAAATCTTACGGTATCACCCCCCTTTTTGAGAATATTTCTTTTCATATTGAAGAAGGTGATAAAATAGCCCTGGTGGCCCTCAATGGCACAGGCAAATCTACGCTCCTCAGGATCCTTTCCGGTAAAGAAACCTATGATGACGGTAAAGTATGGATCCATAAAGGCGTTACGGTTGTTATGCTGGAACAGACCCATAACTTCAACCTGGACAAATCCATTATTGAAAATATCTTCGATCATTCACATCCCATCCTCAACGCTATCAAGGAATATGAGCTCCTTACAGACGATGATGCGGAACCAGATATGGACGCCCTCACGGACGCCATCGCCAAAATGGACGATCTCAACGCCTGGCACTTTGATGCCAAAGTGAAACAGATCCTCGGCAAACTGAATATCCACCACCTGGAACAACCCGTAGGCAAACTCTCCGGCGGCCAGCAAAAAAGGGTATCTCTCGCCAAAGTGCTGATAGACATAGGATTTGAACACCAGCACACCCTCCTTATCATGGATGAGCCTACCAACCATCTGGATGTTAGCATGATAGAATGGCTGGAAAACTACCTGGACCAGGAAAAAGTAACCCTGCTCCTCGTAACGCACGACCGCTATTTCCTGGATAATGTATGTAATGAGATCCTGGAACTGGACAATAGCATCCTCTATACTTACAAAGGAGACTACGCCAACTACCTGGAAAAGAAGGCGGCCAGAGAGGAAATGGACAAAGCCAGTACAGAAAAAGCACGCAACACCTACCGCAAGGAACTGGAATGGATGCGCAAACAGCCCAAAGCCCGTACCACCAAATCCAAATCCCGCCAGGACGCTTTTTACGAAGTACAGGAAAGAGCCGCCAAACGCATAGAACAGCAACAGCTGGAGCTCAACGTAAAAATGACCCGCCTGGGCGGAAAAATATTAGAACTCAAGAAAGTGAACAAAGCCTATGGCGATCTCCAGATCCTCAAAGGCTTCGATTATACCTTCAAAAAAGGAGAACGCATTGGCGTGGTAGGAAAGAATGGCGTAGGCAAATCCACCTTTCTGAATATGCTGCTGGGCACAGAACAAGCGGATTCCGGAAAGATCAACGTAGGAGAAACAGTTGTATTTGGAAATTACAACCAGTCCGGCCTCCTTATAAAGGAAGACATGCGCATCATTGAGTTCGTAAAGAACATCGCCGAAAACTTCCCCCTGGCAGATGGCACAAAAGTAAGCGCCGCTAAATTCCTGGAACTGTTCCTCTTCCCCCCGGAAAAACAATACACATATATCTCTAAGCTCAGCGGTGGAGAAAAACGCCGCCTGCATTTATTATCCATATTGTTCCGCAATCCCAACTTCCTGGTATTGGATGAACCCACCAACGATCTGGACCTGCCGACCCTGAACATCCTGGAAGATTTCCTGCAAAACTACCAGGGCTGTATCATCATCGTGAGCCATGATAGGTACTTTATGGACAAACTCGTAGATCACCTCTTTGTATTTGAGGGAGATGGTGTAGTGCGGGACTTCCCCGGCAACTATTCCCAATACCGCGAATGGGAAAGGGACCAGGAAAAGATTAAAACCATCGAGCCACCCAAACCAGCCGCTGCCGCTGCACCACCACCACCAGCAACAACAGCAGCACCAGCCCGTAAGCTCTCCTTCAAAGAAAAGCATGAACTGGAAACTTTAGATAAAGAGATCGCCGCCCTCGAAAAAGAGAAAGCCGAACTGGATACCAAACTCGCAGACGGCAGCATCCCTTACAGCGAGATCGAAAAAGCCTCCCTGCGTATAGGAGAAGTGATCAGGTTATTAGATGAAAAAGGCATGCGCTGGCTGGAGCTGAGTGAGTAG
- a CDS encoding acyltransferase family protein gives MNQNQRFLSLDVFRGLTVAGMILVNNPGSWSYVLPPLAHAQWHGCTPTDLVFPFFLFAVGNAMSFAMKKFETMSNAAVLGKIFKRTFLIFIIGVLLSWFPFIRYDGDGNVVFKTIEKLRIFGVLQRIALCYGIAALLIHYLKPKGALIATSIILLLYWWIMWYYGGPDPYSLNDHIGLQIDKLIIGEDHMYKGEGVPFEPEGLLSTLPAIGNVVFGYLIGRFIQQKGKNYEMLYKLLAIGVILVSLGLLWGTVFPINKKIWTSSYTLYTVGIATIILTALIHLIELEGWKRGTYFFEVFGKNPLFIYVMSGVLVRIYGLIRIGDQNFYGWLYTNVFQSTLGNYGGSLAFAIFHVLLFWLLGLWMDKKRIYIRV, from the coding sequence ATGAACCAAAATCAGCGTTTCCTATCCCTGGATGTCTTCCGCGGCCTCACCGTTGCCGGAATGATCCTGGTGAATAATCCCGGCAGCTGGAGTTACGTTTTACCGCCTTTAGCGCATGCCCAGTGGCATGGCTGCACGCCAACAGACCTCGTATTCCCTTTCTTCCTCTTCGCTGTAGGCAACGCCATGAGCTTTGCCATGAAGAAGTTCGAAACCATGAGCAACGCAGCCGTACTGGGAAAGATCTTCAAACGCACCTTCCTCATCTTCATTATAGGCGTACTACTCAGCTGGTTCCCCTTTATCAGGTATGACGGAGACGGCAACGTAGTATTCAAAACAATAGAAAAGCTCCGCATCTTTGGCGTACTGCAAAGGATCGCCTTATGTTATGGCATAGCCGCACTATTGATCCATTACCTCAAACCCAAAGGCGCCCTGATAGCCACCAGCATCATATTATTGCTTTATTGGTGGATCATGTGGTATTACGGAGGCCCGGATCCTTACAGCCTGAACGATCACATAGGATTACAAATAGATAAACTGATCATAGGCGAAGACCATATGTATAAAGGAGAAGGTGTACCATTTGAACCAGAAGGACTCTTAAGCACCCTCCCCGCCATCGGCAATGTGGTATTCGGTTACCTGATAGGCCGCTTCATCCAGCAAAAAGGCAAAAACTACGAAATGCTCTACAAGCTCCTGGCCATAGGCGTCATCTTAGTAAGCCTCGGCCTGTTATGGGGTACCGTATTCCCCATCAACAAAAAGATCTGGACCAGCTCCTACACCCTTTACACAGTAGGCATCGCTACCATCATACTCACCGCATTGATCCATTTAATAGAATTAGAAGGCTGGAAACGCGGCACTTACTTCTTCGAAGTCTTCGGCAAAAATCCTTTGTTCATTTATGTAATGTCCGGCGTACTCGTAAGGATTTACGGCCTGATCAGGATCGGCGACCAGAACTTCTACGGCTGGCTCTACACCAACGTTTTCCAATCCACCTTAGGAAATTATGGCGGCTCCCTAGCCTTCGCCATCTTCCACGTTTTGCTATTCTGGCTCTTAGGCCTATGGATGGACAAAAAGAGAATATACATCAGAGTATAA